The Sulfuricurvum sp. DNA window GAAGTTGCGAAATCAATCAAACACATTTCACAAGGCGGAATGGTTCACGTCTTCAAATTACATAAAAATAAATAAAGGAGTTTACAATGAAATGGGAAAAACCGTCATTTACGGATAACCGCTTCGGTTTTGAAGTAACCATGTACATCTGCCACGAGTAATCGTAGTAGCTCTAAGTGCACTCAACGTCAAATGCGTTGGGTGTTTCTAGTATGAATTGAGATTATGTCGCATAGTTTCAGTTAATAATAGCAAAGGATCGGATGTGAAAATTAAGATTTTAGGTTCCAGCGCCGGTGGAGGACTCCCCCAATTTAACTGCAATTGTGACAATTGCAAAGGGTATCGTGCGGGAAAACCATCTATTAGACGTCGAACACAATCTTCGATAACGATAAGTGAAGACGGAGAGAACTGGGTGCTGTTCAATACCTCGCCGGATATTTTGGAACAAATCCATAATTCGCCGTTTTTACACCCTCAGCAGCGCAGAGAAACCAAGATCAAAGCGATCGTTTTTATCGATGCCCAGATTGATCATACAACGGGACTTTTGATGCTTAGAGAAGGGTGTCCGCACGAAGTCTATTGTACCAAAGAGGTGCATGAAGAACTCAATACTTCATTCCCACTTTTCACGATGCTCACTCATTGGGACGGCGGCGGGACTCATTATCATGAGGTGGCGACGGACGGGACGAGCTTTGAGATCCCTGTAATGCCAAACTATAGCTTCAAAGCGGTTCCGCTGATCTCGAATGCTCCTCCGTATTCCAAATATCGGGATAAGCCCAGAGCAGGGGACAACATCGGGATGGTTGTGATCAACAAACAAACCGGAAAACGTCTTTTTTATCTTCCGGGACTCGGTGTGCTGCAACAGGCAATCATTGATGAGATGCGTATCGCTGATGTCTTATTGGTTGACGGAACTCTCTGGACGAATGATGAAATGATTCAAAACGGCTTCTCTAGCAAACTCGGGACGGATATGGGCCATGTCCCCTTAAGCGGGGAAGGAGGGCTTATTGAGACGTTAGATACACTGGAAAAACCGAGAAAGATATTAATTCATATCAATAATACCAATCCGATATTGGATGAAACAACCCAAGAATACCGTGAGCTGATACGCCACAACATTGAGATCTCCTATGACGGCATGCATATCGAGATTTAATACCACGTGCAAATTAAACTAAAGGGAAAAAATGAAGAGTCTACTCAGCAAAAAAGAATTTGAAGAAGCGCTAAGAGCAATGGGGAGCATGTACCATATCTACCATCCTTTCCACGTGCGAATGTATGAGGGCAAATGTACCAAAGAAGAGATTCAAGGATGGGTTGCAAACCGGTTTTATTATCAAACCATGATCCCGATCAAAGATGCGGCAATTATGTCCAATAATCCTCCGATTGAAGACAGACGCAAGTGGATCGACCGTATTAACGATCATGACAGTGTAGGGGGCGGAATCGAAGCATGGCTTGATCTCGGTACTGCCGTAGGGTTGGATAAAGAGGACCTTCTCAGTCACAAATATGTTTTGCCTTCTGTCCGATTTGCTGTCGATGCGTATGTCAACTTTGCCAAACATGCTCCATGGAAAGAGGCGGCAATGTCTTCATTGACCGAGATGTTTGCACCGGAAATCCATCAGCAGCGTCTAGACACGTGGCCAAAAAACTATCCCTGGATCGATCAAAACGGCCTGCGCTATTTTCAAAAAAGACTCACCGAAGCACGACGTGATGTACAGCACGGATTGGCACTGACGCTCGAAGAGTTCAATACCGTTGAACTTCAGGAAAAAGCGTTCTCTATACTGCAGTTCAAACTGGATATTTTGTGGACGATGGTGGATGCCCTTTATTTGGCGTATGAGCTTAAAAGACCGCCGTATTTTAATATTAAGGATTGTCATGCAACGCGAAAAATTTCTTGCAGTGAATGATCACTTTCAACTCCAGTACGAAGAGAAACAAAACTGCTATGTGTTGCTCTATCCGGAGGGGATGGTACAGTTGAGCTTCTCAGCGGGGGAGATCATGAGTTTATGCGACGGAACAAAATCCTGTGAGGACATTATCGGTGAATTGACACAGAAATTTTCGAATGACTCCATTGCAGCGGACATCGTTGAATTTCTTGATGAAGCAGTCTCCCGCGATTGGATCGTTTATCATGAAGCCTGATGCAAAAACACCCAAACCGCCGTTATGGATACTGTTGGAACTGACCCACAAATGCCCGCTAGAGTGTACGTATTGCTACAATCAGCTCGATTTTGCCAATACGAAAGATGCGATGTCCAAAAAGGACTGGTTCAGAGTCATGGAGGAAGCCCGTGCCATGGGTGCCGTACAGCTCGGTATTTCCGGCGGAGAGCCCCTGCTGAATAAAGATCTCCTCGAAATTGTCAAAAAAGCCAATGATCTGAAGTTTTATACGAATCTGATTACATCCGGTGTCGGAGCCGATATCGCTATCGTCCCCAAGCTCAAAGCGGCAGGGCTAAAAACGGTACAGCTGGGTATCCAGTCGTCCGATGAACACACTACGACTCTTATTACGAATAATAAAACCGCTTTCAAAGATAAAATGGCCTTTGCAAAAGCGTGCAAAGATAACGGTCTTCAGTTGATCGTTAACACCTGTATCACACGTCAGAACATCCATCAAATCGGAGATATTATCGAGATGGCGGAGCGGTTGGGGGCAAATTATCTGGAGATTGCTAATATCCAGTATTACGGATGGGCACTTGAAAACATCAATGCACTCCTTCCGACGAGAGAGCAGTTGGATGAGGCTAAAGCCGTTACGAACCACTACCGAGAAAACCGAAAAGATATGAAAGTCTTTTTTGTCGTACCGGATTATTTTGCCACACGTCCTAAGGCCTGTATGAACGGATGGGGTTCGACTTTTCTCACCATTAATCCGGATGGAATGGCACTTCCGTGCAACACGGCCAATACCCTTCCTCTCACTTTCCCAAACGTCAAAGAGTATTCGGTCGAAGAAATTTGGAACGATTCGGAGGCTTTTAACTTTTTTCGCGGTGATTCGTGGATGAAGGAGCCGTGCCGAACCTGTGATGAGAAGGAAAAAGATTTCGGCGGATGCCGATGTCAGGCGTATGCCCTGACCAAAGATATGCGTGAAGCGGATCCGGTTTGCAGCAAATCCGGTTTTCACCATGTGGTGACCTCCAAAGTAGAGGAGAGCCTCACCTCCGATCATCAACCGCTTTATCGGAACAAAATCAATTCGATGAATATTATCGCAAACAGATCGGCAACATCATGCAAATAGCACTTTCCAACAAACCGCCGAAAGAGAGCTTAGAGCTTTCCTTCGTTACGCATATGCCAGCGAATTCAAAACTCTTTAAAATGCTGGAAAAAGCCGGATTTAACCTCAAAGAGGGGACGACCTATTTGGATGTACATCACAATATCTTGTATGTGGCGAGTCGCTCACTGTGTTCAGAAGATCTCAAAATAAGTGCGGCAAAAGCGATCCAATCCATACAAAAAAGCAGTTTTATGACGCTTTTTATAGCACTCGAACAGTATCAAGACCAACTCGATGTTGCAGCGTTAGCCGAAGGGCTGATACTAGGCGATTACTATTTCAGTCAGTACAAACATGAGTCCCAAAAACATCAAGAGCGAAAACTGTTTATAGACTACAGCGGCAGTATGCATACCAAACATCATCTTGAAGAGATCCTTCATGAGGTGGATATGATATGCCGAAATGTCAATCTTGTCCGAGATATTGTTAATACGCCACCGCAGGACTATTACCCCTATATCATGGCACTTGATGCCAAGTATTTTGCAAAGAGAGACGGTCTGGAATGCAAGATTCTCGGTGAGCACTTAATGCAAGAGATGGGGATGCATGCACTGCTGAGTGTGGGGAGAGCATCGGTACATGAATCCCAACTCATTCACCTCACGTACCGCTCCGAACATCCAAAGGTCAAAATCGTCCTTTTAGGCAAAGGGCTTACTTATGACAGCGGAGGGTTAAGTCTTAAATCGTCGGACTCGATGGTCTCTATGAAGTGTGATAAAGCAGGCGGAAGTGCAGTGCTGGGTGTCATGTGTACTTTAAAGGCGCTGGGGTTAGAGTGCGAAGTCCATGGAATTATCGGTGCGGTAGAGAACATGATCGGGGGGAATGCCTATAAACCTGACGATGTACTACGGGCTAAAAACGGTATGACTATCGAAGTAAAAAATACCGATGCCGAAGGGCGGCTGGTTTTGGCAGATTGTTTGTGTTATGCTCAGGATGAGATTGAGGATTTCGATTATATTTTCGATTTTGCCACGTTGACGGGAGCCTCTATTGTTGCCTTGGGCGGACAAACGATAGCGGTCATGGGACATAATGATACACTCAAGGAGAAAATCAATACGGCGGCATCGCAAAGCGGCGAACTGGTCGGATTTTTACCGTACAACCGATACTTCGAACATGAGCTCGACAGCGAGATCGCGGATATGGTGAACACCGCTTCTACACGCAATGGCGGTGCGATCACCGCCAGCCTTTTTTTAGACCGATTTATCAAAGACGAAAACAAGAAAAAATGGCTCCATTTTGATATGGCGGGGCCGGCTTATAGTCAAAAAGCGTGGGGGTATAACCCTTATGGAGCAAGTGGTGCCGGAGTACGTCTGATCGTGCAATTTTTGAAAAATATTACACAAAAATCCCTCTGAAAGTTATAAAAAGTTCAAATAGATTATTTGCGATAAAGTATATCAATAATTTATACTAAAATCGTCAGGAATGTCTATAATTTATTAATATTTTTGATAGAATAGATACATGATAACACGCACATTTGAGTATAAAGATTTAGCACAGCAGCAATGGTTGGATGAGTATGAAAATCACCGCAAAATTTTAGTGCAAATATTTTGCGGTAACGGAAAAGAGACCCTTCAGGAATCCTCAGCATTCATTAAAAAAAAGCTCCCGCATAGTATTATCATCGGCACGACTACGGATGGGGAGATCAACAACACCCATATCTTGACCCACTCTACGATTATTTCTGTTTCTGTTTTTACCAAGACCGAAATCACCAGTGCTTCGGTGGACGGGATTGACTGTTTTCAAAACGGAGTCGATCTTGCAAAAAAATTGGTTAAACCGGATACAAAGCTGCTGATACTTTTTACCGACGGTTCTACCAGCAACGGAGAAGCGTTTTTAAAAGGTATCGAATCCGTCGACAATCAGGTGATGGTCTGCGGCGGCATGGCCGGAGATAACGGACAATTTACT harbors:
- the pqqA gene encoding pyrroloquinoline quinone precursor peptide PqqA, whose amino-acid sequence is MKWEKPSFTDNRFGFEVTMYICHE
- the pqqB gene encoding pyrroloquinoline quinone biosynthesis protein PqqB; translated protein: MKIKILGSSAGGGLPQFNCNCDNCKGYRAGKPSIRRRTQSSITISEDGENWVLFNTSPDILEQIHNSPFLHPQQRRETKIKAIVFIDAQIDHTTGLLMLREGCPHEVYCTKEVHEELNTSFPLFTMLTHWDGGGTHYHEVATDGTSFEIPVMPNYSFKAVPLISNAPPYSKYRDKPRAGDNIGMVVINKQTGKRLFYLPGLGVLQQAIIDEMRIADVLLVDGTLWTNDEMIQNGFSSKLGTDMGHVPLSGEGGLIETLDTLEKPRKILIHINNTNPILDETTQEYRELIRHNIEISYDGMHIEI
- the pqqC gene encoding pyrroloquinoline-quinone synthase PqqC, whose product is MKSLLSKKEFEEALRAMGSMYHIYHPFHVRMYEGKCTKEEIQGWVANRFYYQTMIPIKDAAIMSNNPPIEDRRKWIDRINDHDSVGGGIEAWLDLGTAVGLDKEDLLSHKYVLPSVRFAVDAYVNFAKHAPWKEAAMSSLTEMFAPEIHQQRLDTWPKNYPWIDQNGLRYFQKRLTEARRDVQHGLALTLEEFNTVELQEKAFSILQFKLDILWTMVDALYLAYELKRPPYFNIKDCHATRKISCSE
- the pqqD gene encoding pyrroloquinoline quinone biosynthesis peptide chaperone PqqD, whose amino-acid sequence is MQREKFLAVNDHFQLQYEEKQNCYVLLYPEGMVQLSFSAGEIMSLCDGTKSCEDIIGELTQKFSNDSIAADIVEFLDEAVSRDWIVYHEA
- the pqqE gene encoding pyrroloquinoline quinone biosynthesis protein PqqE — its product is MKPDAKTPKPPLWILLELTHKCPLECTYCYNQLDFANTKDAMSKKDWFRVMEEARAMGAVQLGISGGEPLLNKDLLEIVKKANDLKFYTNLITSGVGADIAIVPKLKAAGLKTVQLGIQSSDEHTTTLITNNKTAFKDKMAFAKACKDNGLQLIVNTCITRQNIHQIGDIIEMAERLGANYLEIANIQYYGWALENINALLPTREQLDEAKAVTNHYRENRKDMKVFFVVPDYFATRPKACMNGWGSTFLTINPDGMALPCNTANTLPLTFPNVKEYSVEEIWNDSEAFNFFRGDSWMKEPCRTCDEKEKDFGGCRCQAYALTKDMREADPVCSKSGFHHVVTSKVEESLTSDHQPLYRNKINSMNIIANRSATSCK
- a CDS encoding leucyl aminopeptidase, coding for MQIALSNKPPKESLELSFVTHMPANSKLFKMLEKAGFNLKEGTTYLDVHHNILYVASRSLCSEDLKISAAKAIQSIQKSSFMTLFIALEQYQDQLDVAALAEGLILGDYYFSQYKHESQKHQERKLFIDYSGSMHTKHHLEEILHEVDMICRNVNLVRDIVNTPPQDYYPYIMALDAKYFAKRDGLECKILGEHLMQEMGMHALLSVGRASVHESQLIHLTYRSEHPKVKIVLLGKGLTYDSGGLSLKSSDSMVSMKCDKAGGSAVLGVMCTLKALGLECEVHGIIGAVENMIGGNAYKPDDVLRAKNGMTIEVKNTDAEGRLVLADCLCYAQDEIEDFDYIFDFATLTGASIVALGGQTIAVMGHNDTLKEKINTAASQSGELVGFLPYNRYFEHELDSEIADMVNTASTRNGGAITASLFLDRFIKDENKKKWLHFDMAGPAYSQKAWGYNPYGASGAGVRLIVQFLKNITQKSL